The Anopheles marshallii chromosome X, idAnoMarsDA_429_01, whole genome shotgun sequence genome includes a window with the following:
- the LOC128711603 gene encoding uncharacterized protein LOC128711603 has protein sequence MVPQVARLWATALLLATLHKCDNAAVSVQQSPAKSSCLAMAGAIFDAPPIQCQPLVACSSEEITQRYLALHEKCRVNATQRHGEREHFLFRINYWQGDHEFLYGLVEKAHQPHPLVLDAEQLAQRGASVTPDLNRKLFIYSIEAGRIEDALLLYLTMENQWTMQQIMEAIENHPVYKVTEAVVLHLLEFARGLPLKRTRVEFYKALVPVMRRYKHLSSYVTLLYAGDALPLFSVAKEKKEFVSDPLTIIVHRLRSGLRHLKFDYNVWIANKYPRYYTLFLEDIFFIPQQLWPKLEKRRLFEITSLYHAKGHRFQALTMFLKHVKFDSRDKNAVRSYLPTLALQVDNLLLKVKQTGNHKHELDRVQKLQDGFQFGYYNHKNIYRFYLNDIKVNGKFGKQNMELEKKG, from the coding sequence ATGGTTCCCCAGGTGGCAAGACTGTGGGCGACAGCGCTTCTACTCGCCACGCTGCACAAATGTGACAACGCGGCAGTGAGCGTGCAGCAATCACCGGCTAAAAGTTCGTGCCTGGCGATGGCGGGTGCCATTTTCGACGCACCTCCGATACAGTGCCAACCGCTGGTGGCCTGCAGCAGTGAGGAGATTACGCAACGCTACCTCGCGCTCCATGAAAAGTGTCGAGTCAACGCAACCCAGCGGCATGGCGAACGAGAGCATTTTCTCTTCCGCATCAACTACTGGCAGGGTGATCATGAGTTCCTGTACGGTTTGGTCGAGAAGGCGCACCAACCGCATCCGCTTGTGCTGGACGCGGAACAGCTAGCGCAGCGAGGCGCCAGTGTAACACCCGACCTCAACCGGAAGCTTTTCATCTACAGCATTGAAGCGGGCCGCATCGAGGATGCGCTGCTGCTCTATCTCACGATGGAAAACCAGTGGACGATGCAGCAGATCATGGAGGCAATCGAGAACCACCCAGTGTACAAGGTTACCGAGGCGGTCGTATTGCACTTGCTAGAGTTTGCCCGCGGTTTACCGCTGAAACGTACCAGGGTCGAGTTTTACAAAGCCCTAGTGCCGGTAATGCGCAGGTATAAGCATTTGTCCTCGTACGTCACTCTGCTGTACGCCGGCGATGCGCTTCCTTTGTTTAGCGTAGCGAAAGAGAAGAAGGAGTTCGTGTCGGATCCTCTCACCATCATCGTACACCGTCTGCGCAGCGGGCTCCGACATCTGAAATTCGATTACAACGTATGGATAGCGAACAAATATCCACGCTACTACACCTTATTCCTGGAAGATATCTTCTTCATCCCCCAACAACTGTGGCCCAAGCTGGAAAAGCGTCGCCTCTTCGAGATAACGAGCCTGTACCATGCGAAGGGACACCGTTTTCAGGCGCTCACGATGTTCTTAAAGCACGTCAAATTTGACAGCCGGGATAAAAATGCCGTGCGGTCCTATCTACCCACGCTAGCGCTACAGGTGGATAATTTGCTGCTCAAAGTGAAGCAGACCGGCAATCACAAACACGAGCTGGACCGCGTACAAAAATTGCAAGATGGCTTCCAATTCGGATATTACAACCATAAAAACATCTATCGCTTTTACCTGAACGATATCAAGGTGAACGGCAAGTTCGGCAAACAGAATATGGAATTGGAAAAGAAAGGATGA
- the LOC128712403 gene encoding uncharacterized protein LOC128712403, producing MSYRLVVLLAVVQTMCWPPLYADEDPFQDEKDQCQITVSADMMKTFEQSSQKEVKCGEDLWSNFLLHYHQTQQNLTDCLKRPNDEDAPGASDVFCQQLLDDVQRELEQEHRKHSDELDKQLHAAQQEVQKQLNEKVLLEGQLNRLLHERAELVMDLLLANIAIGDTKQALANYNEFPAKDRTHLLHEQIVRSVYRVTVYQDQRLLNLLNFVREINAKDAKLDLYRLMVAEVQKRPSQRDGYIAVAFALNVKADTVAYNADQQLYTNLIVPVVARWKDQLANGNYKEVISFATQQPKYYEQMQTDLATVDEAKWVNLKFDLFVPYMNSLPKAAQRLEALRLILDQIWARNKQNFQTRLELTAKQVDICETFMNRTNNQDKNDRRSLDELKKQFGKFTSRKDYKSYLNASRKPSG from the coding sequence ATGAGTTACCGACTGGTGGTGCTCTTAGCGGTCGTACAGACAATGTGCTGGCCGCCACTGTACGCTGACGAGGACCCATTCCAAGACGAGAAAGATCAGTGCCAGATTACCGTGAGTGCGGATATGATGAAAACTTTTGAACAATCCTCGCAAAAAGAAGTAAAGTGTGGTGAAGATCTGTGGAGCAACTTTCTTCTGCACTACCACCAAACGCAGCAAAACCTTACCGACTGTTTGAAACGGCCGAATGATGAAGACGCACCAGGCGCGTCCGACGTCTTCTGTCAGCAGCTGTTGGACGATGTACAGCGCGAGCTCGAGCAGGAACACCGCAAGCATTCGGACGAGTTGGACAAACAGCTACACGCCGCCCAACAGGAGGTTCAAAAGCAACTCAACGAGAAGGTGCTGCTGGAGGGTCAACTAAACCGCCTCCTGCACGAACGGGCCGAGCTGGTGATGGATCTGCTGCTAGCCAACATTGCGATCGGCGACACAAAGCAGGCGCTCGCCAACTACAATGAGTTTCCGGCCAAAGACCGAACGCATCTACTCCACGAGCAGATCGTACGCTCCGTGTACCGGGTGACGGTCTATCAAGATCAGCGCCTGCTAAACCTTCTCAACTTTGTGCGTGAGATCAACGCAAAGGATGCGAAGCTGGACCTCTATCGACTGATGGTGGCGGAGGTACAGAAGCGACCGAGTCAGCGTGATGGCTACATTGCGGTGGCGTTCGCACTGAACGTGAAAGCCGACACGGTTGCGTACAACGCTGACCAGCAACTCTACACCAACCTCATAGTACCGGTCGTTGCGCGCTGGAAGGATCAGCTCGCGAACGGTAATTACAAAGAGGTTATTAGCTTCGCTACCCAGCAGCCGAAATATTACGAGCAGATGCAAACCGACCTGGCGACGGTGGATGAGGCCAAGTGGGTGAATCTGAAGTTTGACCTGTTCGTACCGTACATGAACTCCCTCCCGAAAGCAGCCCAGCGGCTGGAAGCGCTGCGTCTGATATTGGACCAGATCTGGGcccgcaacaaacaaaacttccaAACGCGTCTCGAGCTGACGGCGAAACAGGTGGACATTTGTGAGACGTTCATGAACAGAACCAATAACCAGGACAAAAATGATAGGCGTTCGCTAGACGAGCTGAAAAAGCAGTTCGGGAAGTTTACGTCGCGGAAGGACTACAAATCTTATTTGAATGCATCCCGCAAACCTTCCGGGTAG
- the LOC128711733 gene encoding uncharacterized protein LOC128711733: MGSNVPHLLVWSLVWIALLAVGEANSSPCTIEIAQGMLTGLMRTKQTDTGCEGAWNGLQAHLQQAQQNLTECHQRAESSDDVDTAQTSCKQSFSELEKQMAQAREKLNADMKRKLQYEIIETAKAKREMVKLKSQLKTVQVEFKEFYQRLLLVYIDAADTRGALHYYHLLVSLNETNLLKTVVKFVYISPRHANRRLENLLALVKHLPTANEQMELYRLVQPEIMKSTTQQLSYLAMIASLDMGRFVKEKQETDFKTMRDTMFKHILARWKFQMLSGNYQDVVAFAKKYPQYYKKIGARIATVQPQYWFKFSYSQFVTYPNLLPLPNQRLVAFETIARQVKERNKTHFPYYLAKLAKQVDICEKYIKQNYDELDSKEEVVKLKMKFLEFDKKNGYEYYLKNTDSLTKKKPPIPGTASKPRNRGGR; this comes from the coding sequence ATGGGGTCAAATGTACCACACCTACTAGTGTGGTCACTCGTCTGGATAGCACTGCTTGCCGTAGGTGAAGCGAATAGTTCACCATGTACAATCGAGATCGCGCAAGGTATGCTGACCGGTCTGAtgagaacgaaacaaaccgaTACAGGATGTGAGGGAGCATGGAACGGACTGCAAGCACACCTCCAACAAGCTCAACAGAACCTAACCGAATGTCACCAGCGTGCGGAATCTTCCGACGATGTCGACACAGCCCAGACGTCCTGCAAACAATCGTTCAGCgagttggaaaaacaaatggcaCAGGCGCGTGAGAAGCTTAACGCCGACATGAAGCGTAAGCTGCAGTACGAGATAATCGAgaccgctaaggcgaaaagggAAATGGTTAAACTAAAAAGCCAGCTGAAAACCGTCCAGGTTGAGTTTAAAGAATTCTACCAACGATTGCTTCTAGTCTATATCGACGCTGCCGACACACGGGGTGCACTGCACTACTACCACCTACTGGTATCgttgaacgaaacaaacctGCTCAAAACTGTGGTAAAGTTCGTCTATATCTCCCCGCGACACGCAAACCGACGGCTGGAGAACTTGCTTGCACTGGTGAAGCATCTACCAACCGCCAACGAACAGATGGAACTGTACAGGTTAGTTCAACCGGAGATCATGAAAAGTACCACCCAGCAGTTAAGCTACCTCGCCATGATTGCATCGCTCGATATGGGCAGGTTTGTGAAAGAGAAACAAGAGACCGATTTCAAAACGATGCGCGACACCATGTTTAAGCACATCCTTGCGCGGTGGAAGTTCCAAATGCTGAGCGGAAACTATCAAGACGTAGTAGCGTTTGCTAAGAAATATCCGCAGTACTACAAGAAGATAGGCGCACGGATAGCAACGGTTCAACCGCAGTATTGGTTCAAATTCAGCTACAGCCAGTTCGTAACGTACCCCAATCTGTTACCGCTGCCCAACCAACGGCTGGTCGCATTCGAGACTATAGCGCGACAAGTGAAGGAACGGAACAAGACGCACTTCCCGTACTACCTTGCGAAGCTCGCCAAGCAGGTGGATATATGCGAGAAGTACATCAAGCAAAACTACGACGAGCTGGACAGCAAGGAGGAGGTGGTCAAGCTGAAGATGAAGTTTCTGGAGTTTGACAAAAAGAATGGATATGAGTACTATCTGAAGAATACGGACAGCCTGACCAAGAAAAAACCACCAATACCGGGTACCGCCAGCAAACCTAGAAACAGGGGTGGCCGTTAA